Proteins from a genomic interval of Hornefia porci:
- a CDS encoding TIGR04076 family protein has translation MQHECKITVLETKVFPDLQEKYLADPKSGACPFFKAGDEFILKRTPQQDDFYHLMDGKFCGEAWDAISRYVYTALQGGSIMKSWTNDDRMMIACCNDGTRPVIFKIERIDIPETDKEREWLEKQNFKNTVDDAYTG, from the coding sequence ATGCAGCACGAATGTAAGATAACAGTTCTGGAGACGAAGGTATTCCCGGATCTGCAGGAGAAGTATCTGGCTGATCCGAAGTCCGGTGCCTGTCCTTTCTTTAAGGCAGGAGATGAATTTATCTTGAAAAGAACGCCGCAGCAGGATGACTTTTATCATCTGATGGACGGCAAATTCTGCGGTGAAGCATGGGATGCCATCAGCCGGTATGTCTATACGGCCTTACAGGGCGGCTCGATAATGAAGAGCTGGACAAACGATGACCGTATGATGATCGCTTGCTGTAATGATGGTACCCGGCCTGTCATCTTCAAGATCGAGCGGATCGACATCCCGGAGACTGACAAAGAACGGGAGTGGCTGGAAAAACAGAACTTTAAGAATACAGTAGATGATGCCTATACGGGGTGA
- a CDS encoding GNAT family N-acetyltransferase — MQIITYQEKYKQQVIDLILHIQNYEAKINLSLEEQPDLLDIPTCYEKDGGEFWLAVEDDTLIGTLALMNKGNGNAVLKKGFVRADYRKQGILGKLYATLQEFAKEQGLTTFVFDTPSVATNCHSFFEKRGYRRITKDELPFPYEYPDRDSYLYMMQI; from the coding sequence ATGCAGATAATCACTTATCAGGAAAAATACAAACAGCAGGTCATTGACCTGATTCTGCACATACAGAACTACGAGGCGAAGATCAATCTTTCGCTTGAAGAACAGCCTGACCTGCTGGACATCCCGACCTGTTATGAAAAGGATGGCGGAGAGTTCTGGCTGGCCGTTGAGGATGATACGCTCATTGGCACCTTGGCGCTGATGAATAAAGGAAACGGTAATGCGGTTCTTAAGAAGGGCTTTGTTAGAGCGGACTATAGAAAACAAGGTATTCTTGGAAAGCTTTATGCGACGCTTCAGGAGTTCGCAAAGGAGCAGGGACTGACTACCTTTGTTTTTGATACTCCGTCCGTGGCCACGAACTGTCACAGCTTTTTTGAGAAGCGTGGCTATCGGCGAATAACAAAAGATGAGCTTCCTTTCCCGTATGAATACCCAGACAGGGATTCGTATCTGTACATGATGCAGATATAG
- a CDS encoding ATP-binding protein, whose product MEIKRDSYLKQLIGYAWDGQVKVITGVRRCGKSYLLRTLYKNYLLENGVKEDHIIVIELDLAKDIRYRNPLELTAYVKERIGDKEGQFYLFVDEIQMSDEVPNPYNPSGKPITFYDALNDLKTLSNLDVYVTGSNSRMLSSDILTEFRGRSDEVRVHPLSFAEYYAAVGGDKADAFDNYAFYGGMPLILSRPDDEARMAYLKALFTEVYIKDIVERKKITRIDVLSDILDLLCSSVGSLTNPNNVANAINSMQKLKSKDQIAPNTVKSYMAHLEDAFLFSECKRYDVKGKSYFEYPNKYYCEDIGLRNARIGFRQQEMTHIMENIIYNELVIRRASVDIGIVYSNDKDEKGKQKRIAREIDFVVSKGGKKVYIQSAYAMENPEKINTEMRPFSLTGDSFPKIVVRHDVRKRWYDDNGVLNIGVIDFLLDDSLF is encoded by the coding sequence ATGGAGATTAAAAGAGATTCCTATCTGAAGCAGTTGATAGGCTACGCATGGGACGGACAGGTGAAGGTTATTACCGGGGTGCGCCGGTGCGGAAAGTCTTATTTGCTGCGTACACTGTATAAAAACTACCTATTGGAAAACGGCGTAAAAGAAGATCATATTATCGTCATCGAGCTTGACCTTGCGAAGGACATCCGCTATCGGAACCCATTGGAACTGACAGCATATGTGAAGGAACGCATTGGTGATAAGGAAGGGCAGTTTTATCTGTTCGTGGACGAAATTCAGATGTCAGACGAGGTTCCAAACCCCTATAACCCAAGTGGAAAGCCCATCACTTTTTACGACGCGCTCAATGATCTGAAAACTCTCTCCAACCTTGACGTCTATGTAACCGGAAGCAATTCACGGATGCTGTCCAGCGATATTCTGACCGAATTTCGCGGTCGTAGTGACGAGGTGCGCGTACACCCGCTTTCTTTTGCGGAGTATTATGCCGCAGTCGGAGGCGATAAAGCGGATGCCTTTGACAACTATGCCTTTTACGGCGGGATGCCGCTTATTCTCTCAAGGCCGGATGATGAGGCACGGATGGCTTATCTGAAAGCACTGTTTACAGAGGTCTATATCAAAGACATTGTGGAGCGGAAAAAGATCACCCGCATAGATGTACTGTCTGATATCCTTGACCTGCTCTGTTCCTCTGTGGGGTCACTTACCAACCCGAACAACGTGGCAAATGCGATCAACTCCATGCAGAAGCTGAAGAGCAAGGATCAGATCGCCCCAAATACCGTGAAATCCTATATGGCCCATCTGGAGGACGCCTTTCTTTTCAGTGAGTGTAAACGCTATGATGTGAAGGGCAAGAGTTATTTTGAATATCCAAACAAGTACTATTGCGAGGATATCGGACTTCGGAACGCCAGGATAGGATTCCGGCAGCAGGAAATGACGCACATCATGGAGAACATCATCTATAATGAACTGGTCATTCGTCGTGCCAGCGTGGATATTGGAATCGTATATTCCAACGATAAAGATGAAAAAGGAAAACAAAAACGGATCGCAAGGGAGATTGACTTTGTTGTCTCCAAAGGCGGCAAAAAGGTGTATATCCAGTCTGCCTATGCCATGGAGAATCCAGAAAAAATCAATACCGAGATGAGGCCGTTTTCCCTGACTGGCGACTCATTCCCGAAAATCGTGGTGCGTCACGATGTCAGAAAACGGTGGTATGACGATAACGGCGTGCTGAACATAGGAGTCATTGATTTTCTCCTTGATGACAGCTTGTTTTGA
- a CDS encoding metallophosphoesterase, whose protein sequence is MIFFTADTHFGHANIIRMCGRPYSDIEEMNEAFITLWNSRVSGGDTVYIVGDMFFRCTDPESILQRLKGKKRLLLGNHDGSWTGKVDLSRYFSSVDTLLEISDGKHGLTLCHYPLLTWKHAKRSYMIHGHIHNDTSADYWPLLCRRERVLNAGVDINGYQPVTFDELLANNQQWKKENGGEWE, encoded by the coding sequence ATGATCTTCTTTACAGCAGATACGCATTTCGGCCATGCCAACATTATTCGTATGTGCGGGCGACCATATTCAGATATTGAGGAGATGAACGAGGCATTTATTACGTTATGGAACAGTCGTGTGAGCGGCGGCGATACCGTGTACATCGTTGGAGATATGTTCTTTCGCTGCACCGATCCGGAGTCGATTTTGCAGCGGCTCAAGGGAAAGAAGCGGCTGCTTCTCGGCAACCATGACGGCTCCTGGACGGGAAAGGTGGACCTTTCCCGGTATTTTTCCAGCGTGGATACCCTGCTCGAAATCTCTGATGGCAAGCACGGTCTGACCCTGTGCCACTATCCGCTTCTCACATGGAAGCACGCAAAGCGGTCCTATATGATCCACGGGCACATCCATAACGATACCAGCGCAGATTACTGGCCGCTGCTCTGCAGGCGTGAACGGGTGCTGAACGCCGGTGTGGACATTAACGGGTATCAGCCGGTTACGTTTGACGAGCTGCTGGCGAACAACCAACAATGGAAGAAGGAGAACGGGGGTGAATGGGAATGA
- a CDS encoding metallophosphoesterase, which produces MGMTYLTGDTHGNFTRIEAFCHQMETKRSDTMIILGDAGFNYYLGKKDIRAKEYASRFPITLFCIHGNHEARPQTIPSYQEGEYYGGKVLYEEDFPNLLFAIDGETYEFDDYQCVVIGGAYSVDKYYRLSKGWRWWPDEQPDEEIKRKVEAKLDMMSNRIDIVLSHTCPLKYEPKEAFLPSLDQSTVDKSTEIWLGEIEARLDYRKWYCGHYHTRKSVEKVQFMFEDFDVISVKTLKPQI; this is translated from the coding sequence ATGGGAATGACGTATCTGACAGGTGATACCCACGGCAACTTTACACGTATCGAGGCATTTTGCCACCAGATGGAGACAAAAAGATCGGACACGATGATTATCCTGGGTGACGCCGGTTTCAATTATTACCTTGGGAAAAAGGACATCCGGGCAAAGGAATATGCCAGCAGATTTCCCATCACGCTGTTCTGTATCCACGGCAATCATGAGGCACGCCCTCAAACCATTCCCTCTTATCAGGAAGGCGAGTATTACGGTGGAAAAGTTCTTTACGAAGAAGATTTCCCGAACCTTCTTTTTGCAATAGACGGTGAAACCTATGAGTTTGACGATTATCAGTGCGTCGTGATAGGCGGGGCCTACAGTGTGGATAAGTATTATCGGCTTAGCAAAGGGTGGCGCTGGTGGCCGGACGAACAGCCTGACGAGGAAATAAAGCGCAAAGTAGAAGCAAAACTGGATATGATGAGCAACAGGATCGACATTGTTTTGAGCCACACCTGTCCCCTGAAATATGAGCCTAAAGAAGCCTTCCTCCCCAGCCTCGATCAAAGCACGGTGGATAAGAGCACGGAGATATGGCTTGGAGAAATCGAGGCAAGGCTCGATTACAGGAAGTGGTACTGCGGCCACTACCACACACGCAAAAGCGTTGAAAAAGTGCAGTTCATGTTTGAGGATTTCGATGTGATTTCTGTTAAGACACTGAAACCTCAAATTTAA
- a CDS encoding transposase translates to MSIPQSIKEKKPAQFGAVEIRRFGDDKYYVYQISSKWDPEKNRPKKVTGKSIGKITEADGFIPNANGLRLMAKMHIAPDVAPVVKNYGAYELMQQLSPDLSDQIKTFFPNMFREIRTISLIRLVDRVSSAKMIQPVFLDSYMSDICGDIAASETSVRRFVSKLGTMQDTIDAFMRSRVMPSTTLLFDGTSIFSRSQDSLAVKGYNPDHSRNTQARMLYVFEKDTHMPVFYRILQGSIVDKTAFIDTVKASGCRDCIIIADKGFYSKRNLSVLMEAGMKYILPLQDNTVNVENSFYEDKDDNKFDDVFSYNHRPVWYRKKSSGNKGNFIYTFRDDIRKAELVERYVVKAENDYGEEDRKPKDVLKQIRMGYFSFCSNLDVEPQEIYLAYKQRWDIEQCFDYLKNSVICSASHARTDDYFRGWAFLNHISLLYYYGLLNALRSTGLDERYSAEDVLKLVKNIYKVDAGDAEGYRVSAIQKKTHRVLNTLGVDLLREN, encoded by the coding sequence ATGAGCATTCCGCAATCGATCAAGGAGAAAAAGCCTGCACAATTCGGAGCGGTGGAGATCCGCCGATTCGGTGACGACAAATATTATGTCTACCAGATCTCATCCAAATGGGATCCCGAAAAGAACCGTCCGAAGAAGGTAACTGGCAAAAGCATTGGCAAGATCACCGAGGCTGACGGGTTCATCCCTAATGCCAACGGACTGAGGCTGATGGCAAAGATGCACATCGCCCCTGATGTGGCACCAGTAGTAAAGAACTATGGCGCATATGAGTTGATGCAGCAGCTCTCTCCTGATCTCAGTGATCAGATCAAGACATTCTTCCCGAACATGTTCCGGGAGATAAGAACGATCTCACTGATCAGACTCGTGGACAGGGTCTCGTCTGCAAAGATGATCCAGCCGGTTTTCCTTGACTCATATATGAGTGACATTTGCGGGGACATCGCAGCATCTGAGACATCCGTGCGCAGATTCGTTTCTAAGCTTGGCACCATGCAGGATACCATCGATGCATTCATGAGGTCCCGTGTCATGCCGAGCACGACTCTGCTGTTTGACGGCACTTCGATCTTCTCAAGGTCGCAGGACTCGCTGGCGGTCAAAGGATACAATCCTGATCACAGCCGGAACACTCAGGCTCGCATGCTGTATGTTTTTGAGAAGGATACTCACATGCCGGTCTTCTACCGCATTCTTCAGGGATCGATAGTTGACAAGACGGCATTCATCGATACGGTAAAGGCGTCCGGGTGCAGGGACTGCATCATCATTGCAGATAAGGGTTTCTACTCAAAGAGGAACCTTTCTGTGCTGATGGAGGCTGGGATGAAATATATCCTGCCTCTGCAGGACAACACCGTGAATGTTGAAAATTCCTTCTATGAAGACAAAGACGACAACAAATTCGATGATGTGTTTTCCTACAACCACAGGCCTGTCTGGTACCGAAAGAAATCCAGCGGTAACAAGGGCAACTTCATATACACGTTCCGTGACGACATACGCAAGGCAGAGCTTGTCGAACGCTATGTGGTCAAGGCTGAGAATGACTACGGCGAAGAAGACCGTAAGCCAAAAGATGTCCTCAAGCAGATCCGTATGGGATACTTCTCATTCTGCAGCAATCTCGACGTGGAGCCGCAGGAGATATATCTTGCGTACAAGCAGCGCTGGGATATTGAGCAGTGCTTCGATTACCTGAAGAACAGCGTCATCTGTTCTGCATCTCATGCACGCACAGATGATTACTTCCGTGGCTGGGCGTTCCTGAACCATATAAGCCTGTTGTATTATTATGGCTTGCTCAATGCACTCAGAAGCACCGGGCTTGACGAACGCTATTCAGCCGAGGATGTCCTGAAGCTGGTAAAGAACATCTACAAAGTCGATGCCGGCGATGCCGAAGGGTACCGCGTTTCAGCTATCCAGAAGAAGACTCATCGTGTGCTGAACACACTCGGAGTCGACCTATTACGTGAAAACTAA
- a CDS encoding ISL3 family transposase: MLTKTILKKALNVKHTAIDNVTFGSDDSIIVRVRPTKGEQCRCGKCGRKAPRYDAGSGIRRWRTCDMNTHKTYLESEVYRVNCPEHGVVACAVPWARHDSAFTYDFEHMTAWVAVNCSRKVTAEFMRISWNTVGPIISRIRQDADFDPKSRFDGLVNIGVDETSYKKGHKYITVIVNHDTGKVIWVHEGHGKGVFSLFFKQLTKEQRASIQLVSGDGAKWIQSCIDEYCPDAERCIDPFHVVQWAMEALDKVRAAAWNDARKKVSSETKRKPGRPSGDTPKPDTTAKDIKSSNFALGKALENLTEKQRAKLELIARKDNRLYRAYFLKEELRLVFHYGLDAGKEQLNRFIKWAQHCRIPEFVELQRKIRRHYDAILATLEHKLSNARIEAVNNKIKLTIRMAYGFRNIDNMMDMIMLRCSDIEVSLPWKGQILTHTCC; this comes from the coding sequence ATGCTTACCAAAACAATACTCAAAAAAGCACTGAATGTCAAGCACACTGCCATCGATAATGTAACTTTTGGTTCGGACGATTCGATTATCGTCCGTGTCCGCCCGACGAAGGGCGAACAATGCCGCTGCGGCAAATGCGGCCGGAAAGCTCCGAGATATGATGCCGGCAGCGGGATCAGGCGCTGGCGGACCTGTGACATGAACACGCATAAAACGTATCTGGAGTCAGAGGTCTATCGGGTCAACTGCCCCGAGCATGGTGTTGTTGCCTGTGCTGTTCCATGGGCCAGGCACGACTCGGCATTCACATACGATTTCGAGCATATGACTGCATGGGTCGCGGTGAACTGTTCCCGTAAGGTAACGGCTGAGTTCATGCGGATCTCATGGAACACTGTCGGTCCGATCATCAGTCGGATCCGGCAAGATGCGGACTTCGATCCAAAGAGCCGTTTCGATGGACTGGTGAACATCGGCGTCGATGAGACCAGCTACAAGAAGGGCCACAAATATATTACGGTCATTGTGAACCATGATACCGGCAAGGTCATCTGGGTTCACGAAGGACATGGAAAAGGTGTCTTCTCCCTGTTCTTCAAGCAGCTGACAAAGGAGCAGAGAGCTTCTATACAGCTTGTTTCCGGCGACGGCGCCAAATGGATCCAGTCCTGTATAGATGAATACTGTCCCGATGCCGAACGCTGCATTGATCCCTTCCATGTTGTCCAGTGGGCCATGGAAGCTCTGGACAAAGTCCGCGCTGCCGCCTGGAACGATGCCCGTAAGAAGGTCTCTTCTGAGACGAAGCGCAAACCGGGAAGGCCATCCGGGGATACGCCAAAGCCGGATACCACAGCGAAGGACATCAAATCCAGTAATTTCGCTCTTGGAAAGGCTCTGGAGAACCTGACCGAGAAGCAACGGGCGAAGCTTGAACTGATTGCCAGGAAAGACAACCGCCTGTACCGGGCATACTTTCTGAAGGAAGAACTGCGGCTGGTGTTCCATTACGGATTGGATGCAGGGAAGGAACAACTGAATCGCTTCATCAAGTGGGCACAGCACTGCAGGATCCCGGAGTTCGTGGAACTGCAGCGAAAGATCCGCCGGCACTACGATGCAATTCTGGCAACTCTGGAGCACAAGCTGTCCAATGCGCGCATTGAGGCAGTCAACAACAAGATCAAGCTGACGATCCGTATGGCTTACGGATTCAGAAACATTGACAACATGATGGACATGATCATGCTGCGATGCTCAGATATCGAGGTGAGTCTGCCGTGGAAAGGTCAGATTCTGACCCACACATGTTGTTGA
- a CDS encoding TetR/AcrR family transcriptional regulator, producing the protein MKLDQMNHNRNFTRRLLNDCTEALIDLLQKKSLEEITVGELCAKANYPRSTFYNYFEDIYVLMDYCWESITESMQITDFQSIRHDERTLVLFSRVYDYIDSHRDSIEKLLKHNVTDGAMLQSLDRYIRKLVYRMVTECPLSYKFPLPNDFVARHYSNTVQMILSACLLDDQISKAEAASYIDYLLGTLEKENTHE; encoded by the coding sequence ATGAAATTAGATCAGATGAATCACAACCGGAATTTTACCAGGCGCCTGCTGAATGATTGTACCGAAGCACTCATAGATTTATTACAGAAAAAGTCCCTTGAAGAGATCACGGTTGGTGAACTGTGCGCAAAGGCAAATTATCCCCGTTCAACATTCTATAACTATTTCGAGGATATCTACGTTTTGATGGATTATTGCTGGGAATCCATCACTGAGTCCATGCAGATTACGGATTTTCAGAGCATCAGGCATGATGAACGGACCCTGGTATTATTCAGCCGTGTCTACGATTACATAGATTCGCACCGCGACAGCATTGAAAAGCTTTTGAAACATAATGTTACTGACGGGGCAATGCTCCAGTCTCTGGACAGATATATCCGCAAGCTGGTTTACCGAATGGTAACGGAATGTCCTCTTTCCTATAAATTTCCGCTGCCCAATGACTTTGTTGCCCGACATTACAGCAATACCGTCCAGATGATTCTGTCCGCCTGTTTGCTAGATGATCAGATATCTAAAGCCGAGGCAGCTTCTTACATAGATTATCTGCTCGGAACACTTGAAAAGGAGAACACACACGAATGA
- a CDS encoding flavodoxin domain-containing protein — MIIYFSATGNSKYVAEQLAEDRERLIFIPDAVDQGNYVFTVEPDERVGIISPTCCWTLPGIVEDFLKKMEACH; from the coding sequence ATGATTATTTATTTCAGTGCCACAGGCAATTCCAAATATGTTGCGGAGCAACTGGCAGAGGATAGAGAACGACTTATTTTTATTCCGGATGCCGTCGATCAGGGAAACTATGTATTTACGGTTGAACCAGATGAAAGAGTGGGTATTATTTCTCCGACTTGCTGTTGGACGCTTCCTGGCATAGTTGAGGATTTCCTGAAAAAGATGGAAGCTTGTCATTGA
- a CDS encoding Fic family protein gives MLALRTVKISERYLVPLLEARKIEMTIPDKPNSKNQKYKKVNIED, from the coding sequence ATGTTGGCCTTACGGACAGTAAAAATTTCAGAGAGATATCTTGTTCCTTTACTTGAGGCAAGAAAAATAGAAATGACGATACCGGATAAGCCGAACAGTAAGAACCAGAAATATAAAAAAGTGAACATTGAAGATTAA